Proteins co-encoded in one Flavobacteriaceae bacterium MAR_2009_75 genomic window:
- a CDS encoding VCBS repeat protein, which translates to MKWCYLLPLIAIVSCTPKTADKESTLFILKDSSETGISFENNLTYSENFNPYLYRNFYNGGGVAIGDVNNDGLEDIYFTGNMVDNKLFLNKGDWKFEEIAESAGVNCPNVWSTGATFVDINGDGFLDLYVCKSGKPEGENRHNELFINNGDLTFTESSKSFGLDINGLSVHSAFFDYDKDGDLDVYVLNNSLKSIGGFDLVENQRNIPDEQGNGNKFLRNDNGKFIDITEEAGIYSSKIGFGLGITLGDFNEDGWYDIFVSNDFFERDYLYINNKEGGFTEELENYFNSISMGSMGADIADLNNDLLPDLIVTEMLPETNERQKTKTVFESWDKHDLAVKRGYYYQYPRNVLQRNLGDKLFSEIGRQAQVSATEWSWAALIFDMNNDGLRDIFISNGIYKDLLDRDYLNFEANQETVSSRLQRNEKNVITKLIDAMPSKAVANSAFQNLGNFNFKNKNTDWGLDTPSFSNGSAYADLDNDGDLDLIMNNVNMPSYVYENTTDTLTRRSIQLSLAQEGNNSKSIGAKTTIFYGKDQKSYADNFVSRGFQSSVTSKIHFGVGKFEKIDSLQIEWPDGTFQTIKDLSTNQIHHFEHPNLINTSKSPLAKIDGKIIQKVSPLFNFIHEENRFQDFNNERLLPQMFSNEGPAFATADLNGDDIPDYYIGGAKGQTGQLFLSQINGYRTVESPFEVDKNSEDTAASFFDGDGDGDLDLYVAHGGRAFSPYSTDLNDSYYENKGGSFTKYKSALSFPITISSSTVQAEDFDNDGDIDLFVGERYYTNTYGLPGSGYILENDGSGTFAVGQSLENIGMITGAVWLDVNSDERKDLIISGEWMPLKVFINYKDKFKDESESYGLKNTHGLWNTLEIADVDGDGDYDLVAGNFGTNNFYEKNMRMFVHDFDGNGFKEQIICKLKDGLYYPIVDKDELISQMPSLKKKLLYYKDYAKADITSLFSNKVLQDALKLDLKLLRTSIFLNEKNKFVIQDLPDEIQYAPVYTITKEDIDEDGNIDLFFGGNQYYVKPQFGRYDASTGWGIFGPVLENKVIPLRIKGQIRNLKWSKINNEQILVATINNDSTTFYRFKKE; encoded by the coding sequence ATGAAGTGGTGCTATCTTTTACCTTTAATAGCAATTGTTTCTTGCACTCCTAAAACGGCTGATAAAGAGTCGACTCTTTTCATTTTAAAAGATTCGTCAGAAACTGGCATTTCCTTTGAGAACAATCTAACCTATTCTGAAAATTTCAACCCTTATCTCTATCGTAATTTTTATAATGGCGGTGGCGTTGCCATCGGTGATGTTAACAATGATGGTTTAGAAGATATCTACTTCACTGGAAACATGGTAGACAACAAATTATTCTTAAACAAAGGAGATTGGAAATTTGAAGAAATAGCCGAATCAGCTGGCGTAAATTGCCCAAACGTATGGTCTACAGGTGCTACTTTCGTAGATATAAACGGAGACGGGTTTTTAGACCTCTATGTTTGTAAATCAGGAAAACCAGAGGGTGAAAATCGCCACAATGAGCTATTCATAAATAATGGCGACCTAACCTTTACCGAATCGTCAAAATCTTTCGGACTCGATATCAACGGCTTATCAGTTCATTCAGCTTTCTTTGACTATGATAAAGATGGTGACTTAGATGTATATGTTCTAAACAACTCCTTAAAATCAATTGGCGGATTCGATCTTGTCGAAAATCAGCGAAATATACCAGATGAGCAAGGCAACGGAAACAAGTTTCTTAGAAATGACAATGGAAAATTCATCGATATTACCGAAGAAGCAGGTATCTATTCTAGTAAAATAGGCTTTGGGCTAGGCATTACTTTAGGCGATTTTAATGAAGACGGATGGTACGATATTTTTGTGTCCAATGATTTTTTTGAACGTGATTATCTATACATCAATAATAAAGAAGGAGGTTTTACAGAAGAATTGGAAAATTATTTCAACTCGATATCAATGGGATCTATGGGTGCCGATATTGCTGATTTAAACAACGACTTGCTTCCCGATTTAATCGTTACTGAAATGTTACCGGAAACCAATGAACGACAAAAAACAAAAACAGTTTTCGAATCATGGGACAAACATGACCTAGCCGTCAAACGAGGCTATTATTACCAATACCCAAGAAATGTTTTGCAACGTAATCTAGGAGATAAATTGTTTTCTGAAATTGGCCGTCAGGCGCAGGTTTCTGCCACCGAATGGAGTTGGGCCGCACTGATTTTCGATATGAATAATGATGGTCTGCGAGATATTTTTATAAGTAATGGTATCTACAAAGACTTACTCGATCGCGATTACCTCAACTTCGAAGCAAATCAAGAAACCGTAAGCAGTAGGTTACAGCGAAACGAGAAAAACGTGATTACTAAATTAATCGACGCTATGCCATCAAAGGCAGTCGCGAATAGTGCTTTTCAAAATTTAGGAAATTTTAATTTTAAAAATAAAAATACAGATTGGGGCTTAGATACGCCCTCATTCAGTAATGGAAGCGCTTATGCAGATCTTGATAATGATGGTGACCTTGACTTGATTATGAACAATGTGAATATGCCATCTTACGTTTATGAAAATACTACGGACACCCTTACTCGCAGAAGTATTCAACTAAGTCTTGCTCAAGAAGGCAATAATTCAAAAAGTATAGGTGCCAAAACCACTATATTTTATGGTAAAGACCAAAAAAGTTATGCCGATAATTTTGTTTCCAGGGGCTTTCAGAGCAGTGTAACCTCAAAAATACATTTTGGCGTCGGTAAGTTTGAGAAAATAGATTCTCTTCAAATTGAGTGGCCAGATGGCACATTTCAAACCATCAAAGATTTATCAACGAATCAAATTCATCATTTCGAACATCCCAATTTGATAAATACTAGTAAAAGTCCACTAGCTAAAATAGATGGTAAAATTATCCAAAAAGTCTCCCCTCTGTTTAATTTTATTCATGAAGAAAACCGCTTTCAAGATTTTAACAACGAGCGTTTATTACCGCAAATGTTCAGTAATGAAGGTCCAGCATTCGCTACAGCAGATTTGAATGGTGATGATATTCCAGATTATTATATCGGGGGGGCTAAAGGTCAAACAGGTCAGCTTTTTCTTTCTCAAATAAATGGTTATCGAACCGTTGAATCTCCATTTGAGGTAGATAAAAATTCTGAAGACACGGCAGCTTCGTTTTTTGATGGAGATGGTGATGGAGATTTAGACCTATATGTCGCACATGGCGGCAGGGCTTTTTCACCCTATTCTACCGACCTTAATGACTCGTACTACGAGAACAAGGGTGGTTCATTCACCAAGTATAAATCTGCTCTTTCATTCCCCATAACTATCAGCTCATCTACGGTACAAGCTGAAGACTTTGATAATGATGGAGATATCGACCTATTTGTCGGTGAACGTTATTATACCAACACCTATGGGCTTCCGGGCTCTGGCTATATATTAGAAAATGATGGCAGCGGTACTTTCGCCGTGGGACAATCCTTAGAAAACATAGGCATGATTACAGGTGCCGTATGGCTTGATGTAAATTCTGATGAACGTAAAGACTTAATTATTTCGGGAGAGTGGATGCCTCTCAAAGTTTTCATAAATTATAAAGACAAATTTAAAGATGAATCTGAATCTTATGGGTTAAAAAACACCCATGGTTTGTGGAATACATTAGAAATTGCCGATGTCGATGGAGATGGAGATTATGACCTCGTCGCAGGCAACTTTGGCACCAATAATTTCTATGAAAAGAATATGAGAATGTTCGTGCATGATTTTGACGGAAATGGCTTTAAAGAACAGATAATCTGTAAGTTAAAAGACGGCTTGTATTACCCCATAGTAGATAAAGACGAGCTTATTTCTCAAATGCCTTCTTTAAAAAAGAAGCTTCTTTACTATAAAGATTACGCCAAGGCCGACATAACCTCACTCTTCTCAAATAAGGTACTTCAAGATGCTCTTAAACTTGACCTAAAGTTGTTAAGAACTTCAATTTTTCTTAATGAGAAGAATAAATTCGTGATTCAAGACTTACCAGACGAAATTCAATATGCACCTGTGTATACGATCACCAAAGAGGATATTGACGAAGACGGGAATATAGACCTTTTTTTCGGTGGTAATCAGTATTATGTCAAACCACAATTTGGCAGGTATGATGCTTCGACAGGATGGGGTATATTTGGTCCGGTTTTAGAAAACAAGGTAATTCCTTTAAGAATTAAGGGACAAATTAGAAACCTGAAGTGGTCAAAAATTAATAATGAACAAATTTTAGTAGCTACGATTAATAATGATAGTACAACATTTTATAGGTTTAAAAAAGAATAG
- a CDS encoding putative outer membrane starch-binding protein, with protein sequence MKQLFKITCLSTMLIAFSCTDLEDDLEDSFTEDQQFSNNGVSLGGGGGGGALLAPFSRLRAGTAGNTGFFATNTVTGDDVAVTQKGGDWFDGGIWIQLHRHTYGSTHDRINELWNDGYAGIGECNTSLAGSLNANQTAQIRALRAYFYWRLMDGFGRVKIITSPGQDAPQSSRQDVFNFIESELLDVLGIPAVTASLNLSGSDLNTDISNYRINQYAALGILAKLYLNAEVYTGTPRWEEAQWAAEYILDNSPYQLCADGCSVPNQAKRPSVASDPETLEGYAAVFAPNNENNPEIIWAAEYDETGAGGMNFNVMTLHGPSQLTWGLDVQPWNGFVVLEEFYNSFEDDDLRKEANFLQGPQTDFNGDPLLDYAADDGELIIDYKPNINELEPNAWRDGGVRMKKFSFALFQRQDMNNDYPIVRLGDVHLIRAEAMARAQGDWSMALSDVNALRDRAGLGALSSLDEDGFLAERGKEMFQESSRRIDLIRFGKYEDTWWEKTDSDPAKRIFPIPQAQIDASNGTLTQNPGY encoded by the coding sequence ATGAAACAATTATTTAAAATAACATGTCTCAGTACCATGCTCATAGCATTTTCTTGTACTGATCTTGAAGATGATTTGGAAGATTCCTTCACCGAAGACCAGCAATTCTCCAATAACGGGGTTTCTCTCGGTGGTGGCGGTGGCGGTGGTGCCTTACTAGCGCCCTTTAGTAGGCTACGCGCAGGTACCGCAGGCAATACCGGGTTCTTTGCAACCAATACGGTAACCGGTGACGATGTTGCCGTAACCCAAAAGGGTGGTGACTGGTTCGATGGCGGTATATGGATTCAGTTACATCGCCATACCTACGGCTCTACCCATGATCGTATTAATGAATTATGGAATGACGGTTATGCAGGCATAGGTGAGTGTAACACCTCTCTTGCCGGTTCATTAAATGCCAATCAAACTGCTCAAATTAGAGCCCTGCGTGCATATTTCTATTGGAGGTTAATGGACGGTTTTGGCCGGGTTAAAATTATTACTTCTCCAGGTCAGGATGCACCTCAGTCTAGTAGACAAGACGTGTTCAACTTTATTGAAAGTGAATTATTGGATGTTCTTGGTATACCTGCCGTGACAGCAAGCTTGAATCTATCCGGTAGTGACTTAAATACTGATATCAGTAATTATAGAATCAATCAGTACGCTGCTCTAGGTATTCTTGCGAAATTATACTTGAATGCAGAAGTCTATACCGGCACTCCAAGATGGGAAGAGGCACAATGGGCCGCTGAGTATATTCTTGACAATAGCCCATATCAATTATGTGCCGATGGTTGTTCAGTGCCTAATCAGGCGAAAAGACCAAGCGTTGCCAGCGATCCCGAAACCTTAGAGGGTTATGCGGCAGTTTTCGCCCCGAATAATGAGAACAATCCGGAAATTATATGGGCTGCCGAGTATGATGAGACTGGAGCTGGCGGAATGAATTTTAATGTGATGACACTTCATGGCCCAAGTCAATTAACTTGGGGGCTTGATGTTCAGCCTTGGAATGGTTTTGTTGTATTGGAAGAGTTCTACAACAGTTTTGAAGATGATGACCTTCGAAAAGAGGCCAACTTCTTGCAAGGTCCTCAGACCGATTTTAACGGAGATCCATTGTTAGATTATGCCGCTGACGATGGTGAACTTATAATTGACTACAAGCCGAATATTAATGAATTAGAACCAAATGCTTGGAGAGACGGTGGTGTTCGTATGAAGAAATTTAGCTTTGCGCTCTTTCAACGACAGGATATGAACAATGATTACCCGATTGTTCGCTTGGGAGATGTGCACTTAATACGCGCCGAAGCCATGGCGCGAGCTCAAGGAGATTGGAGCATGGCCCTATCAGATGTGAATGCTCTAAGAGACCGCGCAGGTTTGGGAGCTCTCTCATCATTGGATGAAGATGGTTTCTTGGCCGAAAGAGGAAAGGAAATGTTTCAAGAATCTAGTCGAAGAATTGATTTGATTCGTTTTGGCAAATATGAAGATACTTGGTGGGAGAAAACAGATTCTGATCCGGCCAAAAGAATCTTTCCTATACCACAAGCACAAATTGATGCTTCAAACGGTACTTTGACCCAAAACCCTGGCTATTAA
- a CDS encoding iron complex outermembrane receptor protein — protein MKITFLKNLLMLGAFLCLSLVRGQEISGTVSDATGPLPGASVVVKGTTNGTQTDFDGNYTLSDVEEGAVLAFSYIGYKGQDITVAGQSTIDVVLEEDAQALEEVVIVGYGSQQKKEITTAVTSVSSEDFNQGTVNDPTQLLQGKVAGLTIVNKGGDPNTNGTVRLRGISTIGGNQEPLVVIDGVLGGSLNNVDPNDIENITVLKDGSAAAIYGTRGSAGVILVTTKSGKVGQPMQLSYNGQFATAGIANQIDIMNAQEFLAAGGNDLGSDTDWIDEVTQTGYSHVHNIAAVGGTNDVSYRVSGNFRKLDGILYNTGFKQLNARTNVTARLFDDKLKVDFNSALTRRDSKFGFNEALRYAITYNPTAPVFGKDAPFPFASSQYGGFFETLGLFDSFNPASIARQSDNDGTTNTINYSMNFNYRLTDHLAANVNFATQNIKKNRSQYFPTTALYLGNAVSPTTRGLANFLTEETRFDLFEGFATYNNTVGDNISFTVTGGYSFQETDFNNVFFQLGDFPPGINFDFRNNIESSQDLTEAGRIVANSDRRDGDRIVAFFGRLNATFDDAIYLNASLRREGSSRFGEENQWGLFPAVAVGADLNKYIGLDNVNLLKARIGYGVTGAIPPEVGLFATTYALNPGTSGQDGSSTGQGNRAPNPDLKWEEKGELNFGIEFATDRLSATLDLYTRNIDDFISLVNVDAALYGGISQRYENAGQLKTNGLEFTVNYDAVKKENFNYNTGLIFSTYKTTLEKNPQGDQVIANLGAPGQNNTSVILVREGEEVGQIWGPVFTGEVDANGTPQLVDVNGDGEVITDQGKALDDDVDFAVLGKGLPDFEIGWTNQVTFGNWDVNAFFRGAFGHSLVNTFRAFYEPIIGSQSSYNFMNTEFARSDIKTAQFSSYYVEKADFLRLDNLSIGYNWNVNSDHIKDIRLSLSGQNLFTITGYSGTDPEPVLQDFGDNNSANGEIVITDGAIDTGTANPLAPGIDRRNSYFTQRTFTLGLNINF, from the coding sequence ATGAAAATTACATTTTTAAAGAACCTGTTAATGCTGGGGGCATTCTTATGCCTAAGCCTTGTTCGGGGTCAAGAAATATCGGGAACTGTTTCCGACGCCACCGGCCCCCTACCAGGTGCCAGTGTAGTTGTCAAGGGAACCACAAATGGTACCCAAACAGATTTTGACGGAAACTATACACTATCAGACGTTGAAGAAGGGGCGGTTTTAGCATTTAGCTACATTGGCTATAAAGGTCAAGATATAACTGTTGCTGGACAATCTACTATAGACGTAGTGTTAGAAGAAGATGCCCAGGCTTTGGAAGAGGTTGTGATTGTAGGTTACGGTAGCCAACAGAAAAAGGAAATTACAACGGCAGTTACCAGTGTTAGCTCAGAAGACTTCAATCAAGGTACTGTAAATGACCCTACACAATTACTACAGGGTAAGGTAGCCGGTCTTACTATAGTAAATAAAGGTGGTGATCCAAACACAAATGGCACGGTACGATTAAGAGGTATTTCTACCATAGGTGGTAACCAAGAGCCATTAGTTGTAATAGATGGTGTTCTAGGTGGTTCATTAAATAATGTTGACCCTAATGACATTGAAAACATTACAGTTCTAAAAGATGGATCGGCGGCTGCCATATACGGCACAAGAGGCTCTGCTGGTGTTATTTTGGTAACTACCAAATCTGGTAAGGTAGGGCAACCTATGCAACTGTCTTATAACGGTCAATTCGCCACTGCTGGTATAGCCAACCAGATTGATATTATGAATGCTCAAGAATTCTTGGCAGCAGGAGGTAACGACTTGGGTAGTGATACCGACTGGATCGACGAAGTGACTCAAACCGGTTATTCTCACGTACATAACATTGCCGCCGTTGGGGGTACCAACGATGTGTCGTATCGAGTTTCAGGTAACTTCAGAAAATTAGATGGTATTCTTTATAATACAGGTTTTAAGCAATTAAATGCAAGAACCAATGTTACTGCCAGACTTTTTGATGATAAATTGAAAGTCGATTTCAATTCAGCATTAACACGAAGAGACAGTAAATTCGGATTCAACGAAGCTCTTCGATATGCTATAACCTATAACCCAACAGCTCCGGTTTTTGGCAAAGATGCACCTTTTCCATTTGCTTCGAGCCAGTATGGAGGGTTCTTTGAAACTTTAGGTCTTTTTGACAGTTTTAACCCTGCTTCTATTGCAAGACAGAGTGATAATGATGGTACCACAAACACCATCAACTACAGCATGAATTTCAACTACAGACTAACTGATCATTTGGCTGCTAATGTAAATTTCGCAACTCAAAACATCAAAAAGAACAGATCACAATATTTCCCAACCACAGCATTGTACTTAGGTAATGCAGTTAGCCCGACCACAAGAGGTTTGGCAAACTTTTTAACTGAAGAGACCCGATTCGATTTATTTGAAGGTTTTGCCACCTATAATAATACTGTAGGCGATAATATCAGTTTCACGGTTACAGGTGGGTACTCTTTCCAAGAGACCGATTTTAACAACGTATTCTTTCAGTTGGGTGATTTTCCTCCAGGAATTAACTTCGATTTCAGAAATAACATAGAAAGTTCTCAGGATCTTACAGAAGCTGGTAGAATTGTTGCCAATAGTGATAGAAGAGATGGCGACAGAATAGTTGCCTTCTTCGGTAGATTAAACGCTACTTTTGACGATGCTATATATTTAAACGCATCCTTGAGAAGAGAAGGATCGAGCCGTTTTGGAGAAGAAAACCAATGGGGTCTTTTTCCTGCGGTAGCTGTTGGTGCCGACTTGAACAAGTACATTGGTCTTGACAATGTAAATTTACTAAAAGCAAGAATCGGCTATGGTGTTACCGGAGCGATTCCGCCAGAGGTAGGTCTTTTTGCAACCACTTACGCACTTAACCCTGGTACCAGTGGTCAAGATGGCTCAAGTACAGGTCAAGGTAACCGTGCTCCCAACCCAGATTTAAAATGGGAGGAAAAAGGAGAGCTTAACTTCGGTATTGAGTTTGCTACTGACCGCTTGTCGGCAACTCTTGATCTTTACACCAGAAATATTGATGATTTCATTAGTTTGGTGAATGTAGATGCCGCCCTTTATGGTGGTATTAGCCAGCGTTACGAAAATGCTGGTCAGTTAAAAACTAACGGTTTAGAATTTACGGTCAATTATGATGCTGTTAAAAAGGAGAACTTCAACTACAACACAGGTTTGATTTTTTCAACATACAAGACCACTCTAGAAAAGAATCCGCAAGGTGATCAAGTAATTGCCAATTTAGGTGCTCCTGGCCAAAACAATACTAGTGTGATTTTGGTTAGAGAAGGAGAAGAAGTAGGGCAAATATGGGGTCCGGTATTTACAGGTGAGGTTGACGCCAATGGAACTCCGCAATTAGTAGATGTCAATGGTGATGGAGAAGTAATTACAGATCAAGGAAAAGCTTTAGATGACGATGTAGATTTTGCTGTTCTTGGTAAAGGTCTCCCAGATTTTGAAATAGGGTGGACCAATCAGGTAACCTTTGGTAATTGGGATGTTAATGCATTTTTCAGAGGGGCGTTCGGGCATAGTTTAGTGAACACTTTCCGTGCATTTTATGAACCAATCATTGGATCACAGTCTTCATATAACTTTATGAATACCGAGTTTGCCCGTTCAGATATTAAAACTGCACAATTTAGTTCTTACTACGTTGAGAAAGCTGACTTTTTAAGACTTGACAACCTTTCTATAGGTTACAATTGGAATGTTAACAGCGACCACATAAAAGACATACGTTTATCTCTTAGTGGCCAAAATCTCTTTACGATTACTGGGTATTCAGGTACTGATCCCGAGCCGGTATTACAGGATTTCGGAGATAACAATAGCGCCAATGGTGAAATTGTAATTACTGATGGTGCGATAGACACGGGAACCGCTAACCCCCTTGCTCCTGGTATTGATAGAAGAAACAGCTATTTTACACAGAGAACATTTACACTAGGGCTAAACATTAACTTTTAA
- a CDS encoding VCBS repeat protein, whose amino-acid sequence MLKRLSISIICIFLLGCSQQEEKRMAVKQTFQLLSEKETGINFANTLSYDNLFNVYTYRNYYNGGGVSIGDINNDGLPDIYFTANQDKNRLYLNKGNFTFEDITDRSGTAGNKPWSTGVAMVDINGDGNLDIYVCNSGDLNGENKQNELFINNGDLTFTERAAEFNLDDKGFSTHASFFDYDKDGDLDAYILNNSYKAIGGFDLKINERDKRDELGGDKLMENRDGKFVDVSEKAGIYGSVVGFGLGVTVGDVNNDGWEDIYVSNDFFERDYLYINRQDGTFKEDLEKQITAISGASMGADMADINNDGFNDIFVTEMLPSEYQRLKSVTTFEDWNKYQLKLSTGYYHQFTRNTLQLNNTNNSFSEIGRLSGVEASDWSWGALIFDMDNDGLKDLFIANGAYKDLTDQDYLQYISNEEILKSMIANDTVNYAKLIDIIPSNKLKNHAYKNQGNLRFETYETSGLRTESFSNGAAYGDLDNDGDLDLVVNNLNMPAFIYKNLSMDEKDGHYLKLNLKGEGANTAAIGSKISIEELGLSVENQPVRGFQSSMDVRPNIGLKSSQPISARIVWPTGKITELKNITVDTTLTLFEKDAVESNVNDQSSQKLFKRAESKIDFVHTENRFVDFDRDRLLSHMCSTEGPRGNMADVNNDGKEDVFLGGSKGNAPTLLLGTAKGFSIKDTSEFENNKGSEDTGSLFFDADNDGDFDLYVCSGGAEFSQRSPAFIDRLYFNDGKGNFELSSQKLPTGTSVHSTSTVVASDFDNDGDLDLFVGERVVPLKYGTPCSGFMLENNGKGNFTDITKKIAPALQGIGMVTDAVFADIDKDGNEDLLVVGEFMGIEIFINDHGYFTHKKDNQLSQTKGWWNTIEKADLDGDGDLDFIVGNLGLNSRFKASENRPVSLFSKDFDGNGFIDPVLAFRADDGKDYPYALRHDLTAQIKVLTKKFPDYESFKNADITEIFGQEELKDVNILEANNFSSIILINEGNSNFSIKELPIEAQYSSIYAIASHDFDSDGDLDLVLGGNLYGVKPEMGRYDASYGTYLENLGDMKFKAVKDGNGFHLNGQVRDIFVRDHQLIVARNSDSLAFFKF is encoded by the coding sequence ATGCTTAAAAGACTATCCATATCTATCATTTGCATTTTTCTTCTTGGTTGTAGTCAACAAGAAGAAAAAAGAATGGCTGTTAAACAAACATTTCAATTGCTGAGTGAGAAGGAGACCGGCATCAATTTCGCGAATACGCTTTCCTATGATAATTTGTTCAATGTGTACACTTACCGAAATTATTATAATGGCGGTGGTGTCTCAATTGGTGATATAAATAATGATGGTCTGCCAGATATTTACTTTACCGCAAACCAAGACAAAAACCGATTATACCTCAACAAAGGTAATTTCACGTTTGAAGACATTACCGACAGAAGTGGCACTGCCGGCAACAAACCTTGGTCAACTGGTGTAGCCATGGTCGATATTAATGGTGATGGCAATCTAGATATTTATGTCTGCAATTCTGGTGACCTTAATGGAGAGAACAAACAGAACGAACTTTTCATCAACAATGGTGACCTTACGTTTACCGAGAGGGCTGCCGAATTTAATCTAGACGACAAGGGCTTCTCAACCCATGCTTCTTTCTTCGATTATGACAAAGACGGAGATTTAGATGCTTATATACTTAACAATTCGTACAAGGCGATAGGCGGTTTTGACCTCAAAATTAACGAACGCGATAAAAGAGATGAGCTTGGTGGCGATAAACTTATGGAAAACAGAGACGGCAAATTCGTCGATGTCAGTGAAAAGGCAGGAATTTACGGAAGTGTGGTAGGCTTTGGCCTTGGGGTTACCGTAGGCGATGTAAACAACGATGGGTGGGAAGACATCTACGTCTCTAATGATTTTTTTGAGCGTGATTATCTCTATATCAATCGACAAGACGGCACTTTCAAAGAAGATTTAGAAAAACAGATTACGGCAATCAGCGGCGCATCTATGGGAGCCGACATGGCCGATATCAACAATGATGGCTTTAATGACATATTCGTTACCGAAATGCTTCCTTCCGAATATCAAAGGTTGAAAAGCGTGACCACTTTTGAAGATTGGAATAAATATCAACTTAAATTAAGTACAGGCTATTACCATCAATTCACTCGCAATACACTTCAGTTGAACAACACCAACAATTCTTTTAGTGAAATTGGACGATTGAGCGGTGTTGAGGCGTCAGATTGGAGTTGGGGAGCTCTTATTTTTGATATGGACAATGATGGTCTCAAAGACCTTTTTATTGCCAATGGGGCCTATAAAGACTTGACGGATCAAGATTACCTGCAATATATATCTAACGAAGAAATATTGAAATCTATGATTGCCAATGACACGGTCAATTATGCCAAACTCATTGACATCATCCCTTCAAATAAATTAAAAAATCACGCCTATAAAAATCAAGGTAATCTTCGGTTCGAAACCTATGAAACTTCTGGTCTTAGAACTGAAAGCTTTTCTAACGGTGCAGCATACGGCGACTTAGATAACGATGGTGATCTAGATTTGGTAGTTAACAATTTGAATATGCCGGCCTTTATTTACAAAAATCTTTCTATGGATGAGAAAGACGGCCACTATCTTAAACTGAATCTCAAAGGTGAAGGGGCAAATACCGCTGCAATAGGATCAAAAATCAGTATTGAAGAATTAGGCTTAAGTGTCGAAAATCAGCCTGTTCGAGGTTTTCAATCAAGTATGGATGTGAGACCCAATATTGGGCTTAAATCATCTCAACCCATTTCTGCACGTATCGTTTGGCCCACAGGGAAAATTACAGAGTTAAAAAATATTACGGTAGATACCACCCTCACATTATTCGAAAAAGATGCTGTCGAATCAAACGTTAATGATCAATCAAGTCAAAAGCTATTTAAAAGAGCTGAATCAAAAATAGACTTCGTGCATACCGAAAATAGGTTTGTAGATTTTGACCGTGACCGTTTGCTCAGCCATATGTGCAGTACAGAGGGCCCGAGAGGCAATATGGCCGACGTAAATAATGATGGCAAAGAAGATGTTTTTCTGGGGGGATCAAAAGGCAACGCCCCAACTTTATTATTGGGTACCGCAAAAGGCTTTTCAATAAAAGACACCAGCGAGTTTGAAAACAATAAGGGCTCAGAAGATACAGGCAGTCTCTTCTTCGATGCCGACAATGATGGTGATTTCGATTTGTACGTCTGCAGTGGCGGAGCAGAGTTTTCGCAACGTTCCCCCGCCTTTATAGATCGTCTATATTTTAATGATGGAAAAGGAAACTTTGAGCTATCGTCTCAAAAGCTACCAACGGGTACCAGTGTTCACAGTACTTCAACCGTAGTGGCATCTGATTTTGACAACGATGGCGACCTTGACCTTTTTGTCGGAGAAAGAGTTGTACCTCTTAAATATGGTACGCCGTGTTCTGGGTTTATGCTAGAAAATAATGGAAAAGGAAACTTCACAGATATCACGAAAAAAATTGCTCCAGCACTCCAGGGAATCGGTATGGTAACCGATGCTGTGTTCGCCGATATCGATAAAGATGGCAACGAAGACCTGCTTGTTGTTGGAGAATTCATGGGCATTGAAATTTTCATAAATGACCATGGCTATTTCACCCATAAGAAAGATAATCAACTTAGCCAGACCAAAGGTTGGTGGAACACTATTGAAAAAGCCGATTTAGATGGTGATGGCGACTTAGATTTCATAGTAGGCAATCTTGGCTTAAATAGTCGATTCAAGGCTTCAGAAAATCGCCCCGTGTCCTTATTTTCAAAAGATTTTGATGGGAATGGCTTTATCGATCCTGTATTGGCTTTTAGGGCCGATGACGGTAAAGATTACCCATATGCTCTTCGGCATGATTTGACGGCACAGATTAAGGTTCTTACAAAAAAATTTCCTGATTATGAATCTTTTAAAAATGCCGATATCACTGAAATTTTTGGTCAAGAAGAGCTCAAAGATGTAAATATTTTAGAAGCAAATAACTTTTCTTCTATAATTTTAATAAATGAAGGAAACTCAAACTTCTCCATCAAAGAATTACCGATAGAAGCCCAATACTCCTCCATATATGCTATCGCCTCACATGATTTTGATTCAGATGGTGATTTAGATTTGGTTCTTGGCGGTAACCTTTATGGGGTTAAGCCCGAAATGGGTCGTTATGATGCTAGCTATGGCACTTACTTAGAGAATCTAGGCGATATGAAATTTAAAGCGGTAAAAGATGGTAACGGCTTTCATTTAAATGGTCAGGTACGAGACATTTTTGTTCGTGACCACCAATTGATAGTAGCCCGTAATAGCGATTCTCTCGCCTTTTTTAAATTTTAA